The following are encoded in a window of bacterium genomic DNA:
- a CDS encoding ribonuclease HI: MYTDGACSGNPGPGGWAWVIPGGRYRSGAAAHTTNQRMELAAALDAVRTIEGAVEVVSDSTYVVNCFRQGWWKGWLTRGWTNTKKQPVANRDLWEPLVDLYRSRPISFRWVKGHGGNRWNDLADRLAVQASVTQQGAEGEGQPSPGHLAARSRGGEWS, translated from the coding sequence GTGTACACCGACGGGGCCTGTTCCGGGAATCCGGGCCCGGGGGGATGGGCCTGGGTGATCCCGGGCGGCCGGTACCGGAGTGGCGCGGCCGCGCACACCACCAACCAGCGCATGGAGTTGGCGGCCGCCCTGGACGCGGTGCGGACCATCGAAGGCGCGGTGGAGGTCGTCAGCGATTCGACGTATGTCGTGAACTGCTTCCGGCAGGGCTGGTGGAAGGGATGGCTCACCCGCGGCTGGACGAACACCAAGAAGCAGCCGGTGGCGAACCGTGACCTCTGGGAGCCGCTGGTCGACCTCTACCGGTCCAGGCCGATCAGCTTCCGCTGGGTGAAGGGGCACGGGGGCAACCGGTGGAACGACCTGGCCGACCGGTTGGCCGTCCAGGCGTCGGTGACCCAGCAAGGCGCCGAGGGCGAGGGTCAACCGTCTCCCGGCCACCTGGCCGCCCGCAGCCGGGGTGGCGAGTGGTCATGA